CAGCTTCACTTCCCGCAAGACCTGCTCCTATTACATTTACGTGTTGTGTCATATTAATCCTCCTCAATAACAGTACAGTCATCCGGACAACAGGGTTCACTCGACTGTTATTTGTTCACGAATCAGTTCTTACTACGCCTGCTAATATACCTTATCAAATAAAGAAATGCAAGAACAACAGGGCATACATGTATACACAGGAAAGAAGGGCTGCCCCCTGGAGCGGTTTTAAGGATTGTTTATTAAACGAGCCCCTGTAAAAGAAATTATGGAAGGGGGTTATAACCCTTTATTGACATTCAGATGCGTTGTAATAATCAGGGGAACAGGATAACTCAGCTGAATAAGACCGTATACCTATTTTCATGTACAATATTGTGAATAAATCAGCATGGTTGTCTGTTTTATTCCCTCTTCCTTTAGCGTACAGAATTTAAGATTAAGCCAGCCCTTCTCTTTTCACGTGGAGGTGGTGCCGGTGACTCCTCGTCCGATTCAAAAAACCAAAAAGAAAAGAGCCCTTTATGGGCCCTTTACCTAATATGTTAGTTTTGTTCCTCTTTGTAATCACATTCGGAACATTGTACGTGGATGCCTTTTTTGGTCTTTTTCTCGACAAGCATTTTTGAACATTTCGGGCACGTACGGTTAATCGGTTTATCCCAGGAAATGAACTCACATTCCGGATAACGGTCACATCCATAAAAAATGCGTTTCTTTTTACTTTTACGTTCCACAATATTTCCTTCGTTACAAGTCGGGCACTTCACACCGATATCTTTTACGATCGGTTTTGTGTTGCGGCATTCAGGAAAGTTGGAACAGGCCATAAATTTACCATAACGTCCCATCTTAAAGACCATTTCATGCCCGCAATTTTCACAATCCTCGCCTGCCGGTTCGTCTTTGATCTCTACTTCTCTCATCTCTTCTTCTGCTGTTTTCAGGCGTTTTTCGAAATCTTTGTAAAAATGATCAATGACCTGAACCCAGTTTTCCTTACCGTCCTCAATTGAGTCAAGGTCCGTTTCCATCTTTGCCGTAAACTCCACATTCAGGATTTCCGGGAAGAATTCAATGATCAGATCGAGAACGATGGTACCAAGCTCTGTAGGTACAAAACGTTTATCTTCAAGTGCAACATACCCTCTACGCTGAATCGTATCCAGCGTCGGTGCATAAGTTGACGGTCGCCCGATACCGAGCTCCTCCATCGTCTTTACGAGACGCGCCTCAGTATAACGCGGCGGCGGCTGGGTAAAGTGCTGGTTCGGATCAATCGTTTCCACAACGACCTCTTCCCCCTGTTCAAGTTCAGGCAGCCAGCGGTCTTCTTCTTTCTTACCATCATCTGTGCCTTCAATATACACTTTCATAAAACCGGGGAACTTCAGCTTCGATCCGTTCGCTCTGAAAATCACACCGTTGTTTGAGAGATCCACACTCAGGGTGTCCATCACCGCAGGAGCCATAAGGCTTGCTACAAGGCGATCCCAAATCAGTTTATACAGACGGTACTGGTCTCTGGAAAGATATGACTTGACGTTTTTCGGATCTTTCATCACAGAAGTCGGCCGGATCGCTTCGTGAGCATCCTGTGAATTGGCACTTTGTTTCGATTTTTTTTGTTCGGTATTAATGTATTCCTTACCGTAATTGGCTTCGATGTAGTCTTTTGTTTCATTTTGTGCCGTTTCTGAAACCCGTGTTGAGTCGGTACGCATATACGTGATTAAACCGACGGTACCTTCTTTTCCTACATCAATACCTTCGTAAAGCTGCTGAGCGAGCATCATCGTTTTCTTTGCTCTGAAATTCAGTTTACGGGCAGCTTCCTGCTGGAGTGATGAAGTGGTAAATGGTACGACCGGGTTGCGTTTGCGTTCCCTTTTCGTAACTTTATCCACGGTGAACGAATCACCTGACAGCTTGTTGAGAACAAGGTCTACATCTTCTTTCGTTTTTAATTCCGTCTTTTTCCCGTCGACTCCATAAAACTTCGCTTCAAATGATTCGTCATTTTTATTCAGTTCCGCCTGTATTGACCAGTACTCTTCGGGCTCGAAAGCTTCGATTTCCTTTTCCCGGTCAATAATCATTTTGACAGCTACACTCTGCACACGACCTGCACTCAGACCCTTCTTAACTTTCTTCCATAATAACGGGCTGATATTGTAACCGACAAGACGATCAAGAACTCGCCGTGCCTGCTGGGCATCCACTAAATCCATATTAATGGTTCTTGGTGTTTTAAACGAATCTTTAATAGCTTGTTTGGTAATCTCATTAAAAACAACTCGGCATTTTGATTTATCGTCAATATTCAGGCTGTGGGCAAGGTGCCATGCAATGGCTTCCCCTTCTCTGTCGGGGTCAGCTGCAAGATAAATCTTTTTTGCTTTTTTCGCTGCTGTCTTAAGTTCCTTAAGAACAGGGCCCTTTCCACGGATGGTGATGTATTTAGGGTTGAAGTTGTCTTCCACATCTACACCCATCTGACTTTTCGGCAAGTCAATAACATGTCCCATCGATGCTTTTACTGCATATTTCTTTCCTAAATATTTACC
This DNA window, taken from Alteribacter keqinensis, encodes the following:
- the topA gene encoding type I DNA topoisomerase, which codes for MSDYLVIVESPAKAKTIGKYLGKKYAVKASMGHVIDLPKSQMGVDVEDNFNPKYITIRGKGPVLKELKTAAKKAKKIYLAADPDREGEAIAWHLAHSLNIDDKSKCRVVFNEITKQAIKDSFKTPRTINMDLVDAQQARRVLDRLVGYNISPLLWKKVKKGLSAGRVQSVAVKMIIDREKEIEAFEPEEYWSIQAELNKNDESFEAKFYGVDGKKTELKTKEDVDLVLNKLSGDSFTVDKVTKRERKRNPVVPFTTSSLQQEAARKLNFRAKKTMMLAQQLYEGIDVGKEGTVGLITYMRTDSTRVSETAQNETKDYIEANYGKEYINTEQKKSKQSANSQDAHEAIRPTSVMKDPKNVKSYLSRDQYRLYKLIWDRLVASLMAPAVMDTLSVDLSNNGVIFRANGSKLKFPGFMKVYIEGTDDGKKEEDRWLPELEQGEEVVVETIDPNQHFTQPPPRYTEARLVKTMEELGIGRPSTYAPTLDTIQRRGYVALEDKRFVPTELGTIVLDLIIEFFPEILNVEFTAKMETDLDSIEDGKENWVQVIDHFYKDFEKRLKTAEEEMREVEIKDEPAGEDCENCGHEMVFKMGRYGKFMACSNFPECRNTKPIVKDIGVKCPTCNEGNIVERKSKKKRIFYGCDRYPECEFISWDKPINRTCPKCSKMLVEKKTKKGIHVQCSECDYKEEQN